In a single window of the Mucilaginibacter defluvii genome:
- a CDS encoding Crp/Fnr family transcriptional regulator, translating to MISGFKEYMNAHAITFTDDEMERIIGAATITTLKKKQFLLQAGDVCRYKIFVLAGFLRMYGIGADGEEHIMQFSPAMSWTTDGESYNNRIPSNYNIEALEESRVMLWTKDSFEELVKAIPSLKRYSDKLITQYLNLSRNRLYKTISATPEEKYEDFLKNYPGILNKVPLRMAASYIGVSLKTLSRIRQAQLQRV from the coding sequence ATGATTTCCGGCTTTAAAGAATACATGAATGCGCACGCCATCACGTTTACCGACGATGAGATGGAGAGGATAATCGGTGCAGCAACCATCACTACATTAAAAAAGAAGCAGTTTTTACTACAGGCAGGCGATGTGTGTCGTTATAAGATTTTTGTGTTGGCAGGCTTTTTAAGGATGTATGGCATTGGCGCTGATGGCGAGGAGCATATCATGCAGTTTTCGCCGGCTATGAGCTGGACAACGGATGGCGAAAGTTATAACAACCGTATACCATCCAATTACAATATTGAAGCACTTGAAGAAAGCCGTGTAATGCTATGGACCAAGGATAGCTTCGAAGAATTAGTGAAAGCCATACCTTCACTTAAACGGTATTCTGATAAGCTGATCACCCAATACCTTAACCTGAGCCGTAACCGGCTTTACAAAACCATTAGTGCCACGCCCGAAGAAAAATACGAAGACTTTTTAAAAAACTATCCGGGCATCCTCAATAAGGTGCCGTTGCGCATGGCGGCATCCTATATCGGCGTATCCCTTAAAACGCTTAGCCGCATACGGCAGGCACAATTACAGCGTGTTTAA
- a CDS encoding response regulator: MKINMCKTLMIDDNPMEHLIMQKMFDRYEIFEDSVHTLDAALIINFLEENHEDISVLPDLIFLDLNMPYSGWQFLTDLESLMPALQKQPHVFIVSSSIDGSDKQRATTFAAVKGFISKPVVKQKLEEIAGQYLPGKAWVN, from the coding sequence ATGAAAATAAACATGTGTAAAACGCTGATGATTGATGATAACCCGATGGAGCACTTAATTATGCAAAAGATGTTTGACCGGTATGAAATTTTTGAAGACTCGGTACATACGTTGGATGCAGCCCTGATCATCAACTTCCTCGAAGAAAATCATGAAGATATTTCTGTTTTACCAGATCTTATTTTCCTCGATTTGAATATGCCTTATAGCGGCTGGCAATTTTTAACCGATTTGGAAAGCCTGATGCCTGCTTTACAAAAACAGCCGCATGTTTTTATAGTAAGTTCGTCTATTGATGGTAGCGATAAGCAACGCGCAACAACGTTTGCAGCCGTAAAAGGGTTTATAAGTAAGCCTGTAGTTAAGCAAAAGCTCGAAGAAATTGCCGGTCAGTATCTTCCCGGCAAAGCCTGGGTTAACTAA
- a CDS encoding M28 family metallopeptidase, protein MKKCLLIVIAACTVNRMYAQSPVIIQRDAEIASMVSEVSADSMKNNIVRLVSFGTRNTLSSTTNPQRGIGAARNWILSRFKSFTAASGGRFTVAFDTSTYKPDGKRIDSTVVLTNVVGALKGTDPNDHRIFVISGHMDNMRSSVMDRTGIAPGANDDGSGTAAVMECARIMSRHKFPATIIFVAVCGEEQGLLGAGFMAANAKRNKWHIEAVLNNDIMGSNNSNETNIINNTRVRVFSEGLPAFELNEQKAAAIRAMGLENDGPSRQLARYVKEVGERYVDNLEVVMIYRPDRFLRGGDHLPYQQQGYAAVRITEMNENFNHQHQDVRVENGVQYGDLPEFMDYEYLRKNTAMNLSNLANLAKSPQAPQDVNIAVVALSNSTELSWRAPAGKVAGYYILMRETTSPVWQKKIFTADTKIKLPYSKDNYFFAVQSVSAAGNEGLPVVPTVSRKR, encoded by the coding sequence ATGAAGAAATGCTTACTTATTGTAATTGCCGCCTGTACGGTAAACCGTATGTATGCCCAGTCGCCGGTGATCATTCAACGCGATGCCGAGATCGCCTCGATGGTTTCGGAGGTATCTGCAGATTCCATGAAGAATAACATAGTCCGGCTGGTAAGTTTCGGCACGCGTAATACACTTAGCAGCACTACAAACCCTCAACGGGGAATTGGCGCCGCGCGGAACTGGATATTGAGCAGGTTTAAAAGTTTTACTGCCGCATCCGGTGGAAGGTTTACGGTCGCGTTTGATACAAGCACTTACAAACCTGATGGCAAACGTATTGACAGCACGGTAGTGCTCACCAATGTAGTTGGCGCGTTAAAAGGTACCGACCCGAACGACCATCGCATCTTCGTTATTAGCGGGCATATGGATAACATGCGGAGCAGCGTGATGGATCGCACAGGTATAGCACCCGGCGCAAATGATGATGGCAGCGGTACAGCCGCCGTTATGGAATGTGCCCGGATTATGAGTAGGCACAAATTTCCGGCTACGATAATTTTTGTGGCTGTTTGCGGAGAGGAGCAGGGCTTGCTGGGCGCCGGCTTTATGGCTGCCAATGCCAAACGCAACAAGTGGCACATAGAGGCCGTGCTGAACAACGACATAATGGGCAGCAATAACAGTAACGAAACCAATATCATCAATAATACGCGCGTTCGCGTTTTTAGTGAGGGATTGCCTGCGTTTGAACTGAACGAGCAAAAAGCAGCGGCCATACGCGCCATGGGGTTGGAGAACGACGGCCCATCGCGGCAATTGGCCCGTTATGTGAAGGAAGTTGGAGAACGGTATGTAGATAACCTGGAGGTGGTAATGATATACCGGCCCGACCGTTTTTTGCGCGGCGGCGATCACCTGCCTTACCAGCAACAGGGATATGCTGCCGTACGCATAACCGAAATGAACGAGAATTTTAACCACCAGCATCAGGATGTACGGGTAGAGAATGGCGTGCAGTATGGGGATTTGCCAGAGTTTATGGATTATGAGTACCTGCGAAAAAATACCGCCATGAACCTGAGTAACCTGGCTAACCTGGCCAAATCGCCGCAGGCACCGCAGGACGTTAATATAGCGGTTGTGGCGCTCAGTAATTCTACCGAGCTTAGCTGGAGGGCGCCAGCCGGCAAGGTAGCCGGTTACTATATACTGATGCGCGAAACAACCAGCCCGGTATGGCAAAAAAAGATATTCACTGCCGATACTAAAATTAAGTTGCCTTACTCAAAGGACAATTATTTTTTTGCCGTACAATCTGTAAGCGCTGCAGGTAACGAGGGCTTGCCTGTTGTGCCGACGGTAAGCCGTAAACGATAA
- a CDS encoding HopJ type III effector protein: MKDQLDTLLLKAKQNTLAFSEVLELIEKYYQHTPTAFKNGDVYNEASQNQGSARVFGFAQLNQLSAENTLLLFAEHYRAVLADPEGNAHQNIRQFMAHGWNGIAFEGEPLAEK; this comes from the coding sequence ATGAAAGATCAACTGGATACACTTTTGCTTAAAGCAAAACAAAATACCCTCGCCTTTAGCGAGGTGCTCGAATTGATAGAAAAGTACTATCAGCACACACCAACAGCATTTAAAAACGGTGATGTGTATAACGAAGCTTCACAAAATCAGGGTAGTGCCAGGGTTTTTGGTTTTGCACAATTGAACCAGCTAAGCGCTGAGAACACGCTGCTTTTATTTGCAGAGCACTATCGCGCTGTTTTAGCCGACCCTGAGGGCAATGCGCATCAAAACATCAGGCAGTTTATGGCACATGGCTGGAATGGTATCGCGTTTGAAGGCGAGCCTCTTGCCGAAAAGTAA
- a CDS encoding SDR family oxidoreductase: MRVFVTGATGFVGSAVVNQLLSAGHKVLGLARSESSAQKLIEAGAEVYLGALTDIESLKSGAAQTDGVIHTGFIHDFSRFTESCEIDRRAIEAMGSVMAHTGKPFIITSGLALISTGRPVTEADEVTPENSKSPRKATEEAAKAVAQSGVNVSIVRLPPSVHDAGDHGFVPILINLAREKGEAAYLREGQNQWPAVHRLDAAVLYQLALERNAPRAVYHAVGEQGIPFIKIASTIGENLNLPVVSKTPEEAAEYFGWFNYFGTINTPASGEQTKQVLSWQPTHIGLIEDMNSGAYFAQ; this comes from the coding sequence ATGCGTGTATTTGTAACCGGAGCCACAGGTTTTGTAGGCTCAGCTGTAGTAAATCAGCTTTTAAGCGCAGGCCATAAAGTATTGGGGCTTGCCCGTTCTGAATCATCAGCACAAAAACTTATTGAAGCGGGTGCCGAAGTGTATTTGGGGGCACTTACGGATATTGAAAGTTTAAAAAGCGGCGCCGCGCAAACCGACGGCGTTATTCACACCGGCTTTATTCATGATTTTAGCCGTTTTACCGAAAGTTGCGAGATTGACCGCCGCGCCATAGAAGCTATGGGCAGCGTTATGGCTCATACCGGTAAGCCATTTATCATTACTTCGGGTTTGGCGCTGATTTCAACCGGCAGACCGGTAACAGAAGCGGATGAAGTAACGCCCGAAAACAGTAAGAGCCCGCGCAAAGCGACGGAAGAAGCGGCCAAAGCGGTAGCTCAGTCGGGCGTCAACGTGTCTATAGTGCGTTTGCCGCCATCTGTACATGATGCGGGCGATCATGGTTTTGTGCCTATACTGATCAATCTTGCCCGCGAAAAAGGAGAAGCAGCCTACCTGCGCGAGGGCCAAAACCAATGGCCTGCCGTTCATCGGCTTGATGCCGCGGTGCTGTATCAGTTGGCTTTGGAGAGAAACGCGCCCCGAGCGGTATACCACGCGGTAGGTGAGCAGGGCATTCCATTTATTAAAATTGCCTCAACGATCGGCGAAAACCTCAACCTGCCTGTGGTAAGCAAAACGCCGGAAGAGGCTGCTGAATATTTTGGCTGGTTCAACTACTTCGGTACAATTAATACCCCGGCATCCGGTGAGCAAACCAAGCAGGTTCTCAGTTGGCAGCCAACGCATATCGGCTTAATTGAGGATATGAACTCGGGCGCATACTTTGCTCAATAA
- a CDS encoding chemotaxis protein CheB translates to MRAKGVKDTGKNDVNDRYIITIGASAGGLEAIHEFFDHMPPNSGFTFVVIQHLSPDYKSLLVELVAKHTHMKVMEAGNDMLLEKNCVYIIPTKKTMTIRHRKLRLADKVKDKSPNTAIDTFLFTLANDVKERAIAIILSGTGSDGSKGIEAIKECGGMVIAQDPATAKFDGMPNSAIATGNTDFILAPANMHTEIYNYVNHIYAPQLEKELYEDEHLNEIFDIVSTQTGQDFNLYKTPTILRRIARRLAAADLHNLQDYITYINQKPAEAKILAKEFLIGVTKFFRDKPAFEKLREEVIPEIIASKDEGSTIKIWVCACSTGEEAYSIAIAFQQKLEALSRQVDLKIFATDLDEESIRIASKNCYPPSSVKEIDADTLRKYFVKNSDNTYSVIPDIRKKIVFAAHNVIKSPPFIKNDLISCRNMLIYMNTVLQQKILTTFHYALQSGGYLFLGSSENAGSIMDGLVEVSAKLKIYKKSGNIKYSLHHSYSTTVPSPLPAQPPSKKIQNKQAEPTRTVADEFQSLIIGQMGYVGVFIDKSFLIRETIGDFTRFLTLPKKKLELNLLNMVNREISILLSTSIRKAWKDNETKTITGQLEGKRVLQMTIKPPDEQSPNGYTLILLNDAQIDVPLKNVQPADIDHLTSQEEYLMEMETALTETRSNLQLAMEEMETTNEELQSSNEELMSANEELQSGNEELQSLNEELHTLNTEHQQKIRELLELNEDLDNYFRSTTIGQIFIDSNLLIRKFNPAAVNMINVIESDIGRPINHLSNNIKYDSLNKDIHTVLANNTVIEKEVTLHNGSNNLMRIMPYLKKGGKVDGVVITFIDITAITKLNNMIAGVYNASSAAILAFHAERGKNGEVTEYRCISFNNAAKDLFQKSAEELMAHPALGDFPQLDRIFPAGSLERISVNSPLQTELQISGNMWHQLMVAKMADGVVMSFTDITKRKLAEQKLKNNYAELVKARESLRTLNVSLEEKVQERTRELSESEERFKFVSKATNDTIWDWDLVTNTMWRSDNFTSMFGYELSDETKKIDFWFSHIHPDDRKRVEASVYDAINNHESNWSAEYRFRKANGEYAIILDRGSILEDELRTPYRLVGSIIDISKLVETEKRLNSSEKKFGKVFESNMIGMLFSNLDGAILEANDAFLNMLGYNRASLENGELDWKKITPDEHMAISNEAVRQLRENKICPPFEKQYLKKDGSLLSVLMGSALLEQDSETTAVSYIIDITRQKEAEQKRQELQTRLNQQQQEFSNIFSHAPALIAIKRGKQLVYDFVNEAYVEFFGSKHTKGKATKLKFSADDLNFEEIEKEVFASGKTFEGKQIKIDREKTSGNQTGQCWMDITLTPVYNYDGSHIDGIAFFGFEVTDIVLGRIATEELMRRKDEFMSIASHELKTPITSMKGSLQIVQRMIDKMDVSENLVHFIDKASHQTQKLTNLVDDLLDVTKIQEGKMVLNYQQFNAIDMIKECIEDVKAPGIKQKLIFTHKDDIVINADRPRIEQVVHNFLTNAIKYSPMADNVVINCSVEKKMFKVEVTDFGIGIPPEKQPYLFDRFYRVQESSQQFSGLGLGLYISAEIVRRHRGKVGIKSTLGEGSTFWFSIPLSAEK, encoded by the coding sequence TTGAGAGCTAAAGGCGTTAAGGATACCGGGAAAAATGATGTAAACGATCGTTATATCATTACTATAGGTGCTTCCGCCGGCGGCTTGGAAGCCATACACGAGTTTTTTGATCATATGCCGCCTAACTCAGGCTTTACGTTTGTGGTCATCCAGCATTTATCGCCCGATTATAAGAGCCTTTTGGTAGAACTGGTTGCCAAGCACACCCACATGAAGGTGATGGAAGCAGGTAACGATATGCTGTTAGAAAAAAACTGCGTTTACATCATCCCTACAAAAAAAACGATGACCATTCGTCATCGTAAGCTGCGTTTGGCAGACAAGGTTAAAGATAAATCGCCCAACACGGCTATCGATACCTTTTTGTTCACCCTTGCAAATGATGTTAAAGAACGGGCAATAGCCATTATACTATCAGGTACTGGCTCTGATGGTAGCAAGGGCATAGAAGCAATCAAAGAGTGCGGCGGCATGGTTATAGCGCAGGATCCGGCCACAGCCAAGTTTGATGGTATGCCCAACAGCGCCATAGCTACGGGTAATACCGATTTTATATTGGCGCCGGCAAATATGCATACCGAAATTTATAATTACGTAAATCATATATATGCGCCGCAACTCGAAAAGGAGCTTTATGAAGATGAGCACCTGAACGAGATATTTGATATTGTATCTACACAAACCGGGCAGGATTTTAACCTGTATAAAACTCCAACTATCCTGAGGCGTATAGCCCGCAGGCTGGCCGCTGCCGATTTGCATAACCTGCAGGATTATATCACTTACATTAATCAAAAGCCCGCCGAAGCTAAAATATTGGCCAAGGAGTTTTTGATTGGCGTTACCAAATTTTTTAGAGATAAGCCGGCTTTTGAGAAGCTTAGGGAAGAGGTAATACCAGAAATCATCGCCTCAAAAGATGAAGGTAGTACCATCAAAATATGGGTTTGCGCATGCAGTACCGGAGAGGAAGCGTATTCAATAGCTATTGCCTTTCAACAAAAGCTGGAAGCATTGAGCCGTCAGGTTGATCTTAAAATATTCGCGACAGACCTGGACGAGGAAAGCATACGCATCGCCTCAAAAAATTGTTATCCGCCATCAAGCGTTAAGGAGATTGACGCGGATACGCTGCGAAAATACTTTGTAAAAAATTCGGATAATACCTATTCGGTAATACCTGATATACGCAAGAAGATAGTATTCGCGGCACATAACGTTATCAAATCGCCGCCGTTTATAAAGAACGATCTGATATCGTGCCGTAATATGCTGATTTACATGAACACCGTGTTGCAGCAAAAAATACTGACTACTTTCCATTATGCGCTTCAATCAGGCGGTTACCTGTTTTTAGGATCGAGCGAGAACGCCGGCAGCATAATGGATGGTTTGGTTGAAGTGAGCGCCAAGCTGAAAATCTATAAAAAATCGGGTAATATAAAATATAGCCTGCACCATAGCTATTCTACAACGGTGCCCTCGCCTTTGCCTGCGCAGCCACCATCAAAAAAAATACAGAATAAGCAGGCTGAACCCACCCGTACCGTTGCGGATGAGTTCCAGAGCCTGATTATCGGGCAAATGGGTTATGTAGGGGTTTTTATTGATAAGTCTTTCCTGATCAGGGAAACGATTGGCGATTTTACCCGGTTTTTAACCTTGCCCAAAAAGAAGCTTGAGCTCAACCTGCTCAATATGGTTAACCGCGAAATATCCATATTGCTGAGCACAAGCATCCGCAAGGCCTGGAAGGATAACGAGACCAAAACGATAACCGGGCAGTTAGAAGGTAAGCGCGTTTTGCAAATGACCATTAAACCGCCCGATGAGCAATCGCCTAACGGGTACACGCTGATACTGCTTAACGACGCGCAAATTGACGTTCCGCTTAAAAATGTTCAGCCCGCAGATATAGATCACCTCACCTCGCAGGAAGAATACCTGATGGAGATGGAGACAGCGCTCACCGAAACGCGCTCAAACCTGCAATTGGCAATGGAGGAGATGGAGACGACTAACGAAGAATTGCAATCGTCCAACGAGGAGTTAATGTCGGCCAATGAGGAGTTGCAATCAGGCAACGAGGAACTGCAATCACTGAACGAGGAGTTGCACACGCTGAATACCGAGCATCAGCAAAAGATACGAGAGTTGCTTGAGCTGAATGAGGATCTGGATAACTACTTCAGGAGCACTACTATCGGGCAGATATTTATTGATTCGAACCTGTTAATCCGTAAGTTTAACCCGGCGGCGGTGAATATGATCAATGTGATAGAGTCTGACATTGGCAGGCCTATCAACCATCTGTCAAACAATATTAAGTACGATAGCCTGAATAAGGATATACATACCGTACTGGCCAATAATACGGTTATTGAAAAAGAGGTTACGCTGCATAATGGCAGTAACAACCTGATGCGTATAATGCCTTACCTTAAAAAGGGAGGCAAGGTTGATGGCGTGGTGATTACTTTTATTGATATTACGGCCATCACTAAACTGAATAACATGATAGCCGGCGTTTACAACGCCAGCTCGGCCGCTATATTGGCATTTCATGCTGAAAGAGGCAAAAATGGCGAGGTTACGGAGTACCGTTGTATATCATTCAATAACGCGGCAAAAGATCTTTTCCAAAAATCAGCCGAAGAGCTTATGGCGCATCCGGCACTTGGCGATTTCCCGCAACTGGACAGAATATTCCCAGCTGGCAGCCTCGAGCGTATATCCGTAAATTCGCCATTGCAAACCGAATTGCAGATAAGCGGCAATATGTGGCATCAGCTAATGGTAGCTAAAATGGCCGACGGCGTGGTAATGAGCTTTACCGATATCACCAAGCGCAAGCTTGCCGAACAAAAGCTTAAAAATAACTATGCCGAGTTGGTGAAAGCACGCGAGAGCCTGCGGACCTTAAATGTAAGCCTTGAAGAAAAGGTACAGGAACGTACCCGCGAACTGAGCGAAAGCGAAGAGCGGTTCAAGTTTGTATCAAAAGCTACTAATGATACCATATGGGATTGGGACCTGGTTACCAATACCATGTGGCGGAGCGATAACTTTACCAGCATGTTCGGCTACGAACTATCTGACGAGACAAAGAAAATTGATTTTTGGTTCTCCCATATCCATCCTGACGACCGCAAGCGTGTTGAGGCGAGCGTATATGATGCCATCAATAACCACGAAAGCAACTGGTCTGCCGAGTACCGTTTCCGCAAAGCTAACGGCGAATATGCCATTATACTTGACAGGGGCAGCATACTTGAAGATGAACTGCGAACACCTTATAGGTTGGTAGGTTCAATTATTGACATCAGCAAGCTTGTTGAAACAGAAAAGCGGCTTAACAGCAGCGAAAAGAAATTTGGGAAAGTGTTTGAGTCGAACATGATCGGCATGTTGTTCTCCAATCTGGATGGCGCTATACTCGAAGCTAACGACGCCTTTTTAAACATGCTTGGGTATAATAGGGCGAGCCTTGAGAATGGTGAGCTTGACTGGAAAAAAATTACGCCCGACGAGCATATGGCCATTAGCAATGAAGCTGTAAGACAATTGCGTGAGAACAAAATATGCCCGCCTTTTGAAAAGCAATACCTTAAAAAGGATGGGTCGTTGCTATCGGTACTCATGGGGTCGGCATTGCTTGAGCAGGATAGCGAGACCACTGCCGTTAGTTATATTATTGACATTACCCGGCAAAAAGAAGCCGAGCAAAAGCGCCAGGAACTGCAAACACGCCTTAACCAGCAGCAGCAGGAGTTCTCAAATATATTTAGCCACGCGCCCGCGTTGATTGCCATTAAACGTGGTAAGCAACTGGTGTACGATTTTGTGAACGAGGCCTATGTGGAATTTTTTGGTTCAAAACATACCAAGGGAAAAGCTACCAAACTGAAGTTCAGCGCGGATGACCTGAACTTTGAGGAGATTGAAAAAGAAGTTTTTGCCAGCGGCAAAACCTTTGAGGGCAAGCAGATCAAAATAGACCGCGAAAAAACTTCCGGCAATCAAACCGGACAATGCTGGATGGATATTACCTTGACGCCGGTTTACAATTATGATGGCAGCCATATTGATGGTATTGCGTTTTTTGGCTTTGAAGTGACCGATATTGTGCTTGGCCGCATAGCTACCGAAGAATTAATGCGCCGTAAGGACGAATTTATGAGCATTGCCAGCCATGAACTAAAGACACCTATCACCAGCATGAAAGGCTCGTTACAGATTGTTCAGCGTATGATTGATAAAATGGATGTGAGCGAGAACCTGGTACATTTTATCGATAAGGCTTCGCATCAAACGCAAAAGCTTACTAACCTGGTTGACGACCTTTTGGATGTAACCAAAATTCAGGAAGGTAAAATGGTGTTGAACTATCAGCAGTTTAACGCTATTGATATGATTAAGGAATGTATTGAAGACGTTAAAGCTCCCGGTATAAAGCAAAAATTAATATTTACTCATAAGGATGATATTGTTATCAATGCAGACAGGCCGCGTATTGAGCAGGTAGTGCATAACTTTTTAACTAATGCCATCAAATACTCGCCGATGGCTGACAATGTGGTAATTAATTGTTCGGTGGAGAAAAAGATGTTTAAGGTAGAGGTAACGGACTTTGGTATCGGCATACCACCTGAAAAACAACCTTATCTGTTTGATAGGTTTTACAGGGTGCAGGAGTCGTCGCAGCAATTCTCCGGCTTAGGATTGGGGCTGTATATCTCCGCGGAGATTGTAAGGCGTCATCGCGGTAAAGTAGGTATTAAGAGTACCTTAGGTGAGGGGAGCACTTTCTGGTTTAGCATTCCGCTATCGGCAGAAAAATAA
- a CDS encoding GAF domain-containing protein has translation MAEKKNYDSDFCGNLPLNHINVIQDYGYLLVLEAGSLNIIQCSDNLTELLELPAKELITKNISDLAGPDQLDKLKQRLDDAVQAKAPLTFNLHGHSMEILIHVKEGYVILEMEKKLGADRVFTEAFEEVKLAIARLEACQTAEEICRVGIAEIKKITGFDGVMMYRFDEDWNGTVIAEEKTGDLEHYLGLTFPASDVPRQARQLYLKNPYRLIPDRTYKPISLYPIVNLVTKTFTDLSDCNVRGVAAVHLEYLKNMGVTASMSIRVIYHGQLWGLIACHHITDKYLSLEVCSICELLSSIISARIESLLHKNEADVETELQKEQTLLMARVYAEDDLIRGLLTEDQPNITELFNASGAVAVINGVVWGIKNIPDQEFVENLILWLQTKRVERVFATDHLPELYDDALPIAEIASGILAIPVDADRGDFIICFRGEVKREIKWGGNPDQAINFELDGKNYHPRNSFNLWQQTVHQTSPPWTAQEMAVAETMRSFIYEFQTKNNKF, from the coding sequence ATGGCTGAAAAGAAAAATTATGATTCTGATTTTTGCGGTAACCTTCCCCTAAATCATATAAATGTTATACAGGATTACGGCTATTTGCTGGTGTTAGAAGCCGGATCGCTAAACATTATTCAATGTAGCGATAACCTGACTGAACTGCTTGAGCTGCCTGCAAAGGAATTGATAACTAAAAATATAAGTGACTTAGCCGGGCCGGATCAACTTGATAAACTTAAACAGCGTTTAGATGATGCTGTGCAAGCCAAAGCCCCGCTCACATTTAACCTGCATGGCCACAGTATGGAAATACTGATACATGTAAAAGAGGGTTATGTGATTTTAGAGATGGAGAAAAAACTTGGCGCCGACCGGGTTTTTACCGAAGCATTTGAAGAAGTTAAGCTGGCCATTGCCCGCCTTGAGGCGTGCCAAACCGCAGAGGAAATTTGCAGGGTAGGCATCGCTGAAATAAAAAAGATAACCGGGTTTGATGGCGTGATGATGTACCGGTTTGATGAAGATTGGAACGGTACTGTAATTGCCGAGGAAAAGACCGGCGACCTGGAACATTACCTCGGGCTTACTTTCCCCGCTTCTGATGTGCCGCGGCAGGCCAGGCAGTTGTACCTTAAAAATCCGTACCGTTTAATACCCGATCGTACATATAAACCCATCAGTCTTTACCCGATAGTTAACCTGGTTACCAAAACCTTTACCGACCTGTCTGACTGTAATGTGCGTGGTGTGGCCGCTGTACACCTGGAGTACCTGAAAAACATGGGTGTAACAGCGTCAATGTCTATCCGCGTAATTTATCACGGGCAATTATGGGGGCTTATAGCCTGCCACCATATTACGGATAAATATTTAAGCCTTGAAGTATGTTCAATTTGCGAATTGTTGTCGTCCATCATATCGGCGCGCATTGAATCATTACTCCATAAAAATGAGGCTGACGTAGAAACTGAACTGCAAAAAGAACAAACCCTGCTGATGGCCCGCGTGTATGCCGAGGATGACCTGATAAGGGGTTTGCTTACTGAAGATCAGCCAAATATAACTGAACTATTTAATGCCAGCGGCGCTGTAGCCGTTATTAATGGTGTTGTTTGGGGCATTAAAAACATTCCGGATCAGGAATTTGTTGAAAACCTGATTTTATGGTTACAAACCAAAAGGGTAGAACGTGTGTTTGCTACAGACCATTTGCCGGAGCTTTATGATGATGCTTTGCCTATAGCCGAAATAGCGAGCGGAATATTGGCCATACCCGTTGACGCGGACCGTGGCGATTTTATTATTTGCTTTAGGGGCGAGGTTAAACGCGAAATTAAGTGGGGAGGCAACCCAGATCAGGCTATAAATTTTGAGCTCGACGGAAAAAATTATCATCCGCGAAACTCGTTTAACCTGTGGCAGCAAACGGTGCATCAAACATCGCCGCCGTGGACGGCGCAGGAAATGGCAGTGGCAGAAACGATGCGCAGCTTTATTTATGAATTCCAGACAAAAAACAACAAGTTTTGA